The proteins below come from a single Arthrobacter crystallopoietes genomic window:
- a CDS encoding sugar phosphate isomerase/epimerase family protein: protein MARNYTLFTGQWADLPFEKVAELAAGWGYDGLEIAVSGDHLDAWRWDDDAYIQDRLDILARNGLKVWAISNHLKGQAVCDDPIDFRHRDIVGPRVWGDGDPQGVRERAAEEMKLTARLAQRLGVKTVVGFTGSSIWQYVAMFPPVSAEVIDAGYRDFADRWNPILDVFDECGVRFAHEIHPSEIAYDYWSTVRALEAIGHREAFGINWDPSHMMWQDIDPVSLIWDFKDRIYHVDCKDTKLRITGRNTRLGSHLPWGDPRRGWDFVSAGRGDVPWEASFRALNAIGYDGPISVEWEDAGMDRLRGAPEALAFLKQFDFTRPEASFDSAFKQ from the coding sequence ATGGCACGCAACTACACGCTCTTCACCGGCCAGTGGGCGGACCTGCCCTTCGAAAAGGTGGCCGAACTGGCCGCCGGTTGGGGATACGACGGCCTGGAGATCGCGGTGTCCGGGGACCATCTGGACGCGTGGCGCTGGGACGATGACGCCTACATCCAGGACCGGCTGGACATCCTGGCGCGCAACGGGCTAAAGGTCTGGGCCATCTCCAACCATCTGAAGGGGCAGGCGGTGTGCGATGACCCGATCGACTTCCGGCACCGGGACATCGTTGGCCCGCGGGTGTGGGGTGACGGCGATCCGCAGGGCGTCCGCGAGCGCGCCGCGGAGGAAATGAAGCTCACCGCACGGCTGGCACAGCGGCTCGGGGTCAAGACCGTGGTGGGGTTCACCGGCTCGTCCATCTGGCAGTACGTGGCGATGTTCCCGCCGGTGTCCGCCGAGGTGATCGACGCCGGTTACCGGGACTTCGCGGACCGCTGGAATCCGATTCTGGATGTGTTCGACGAGTGCGGGGTCAGGTTCGCGCACGAGATCCACCCGTCCGAAATCGCGTACGACTACTGGTCCACGGTGCGCGCCTTGGAGGCGATCGGCCACCGGGAGGCCTTCGGGATCAACTGGGACCCCAGCCACATGATGTGGCAGGACATCGACCCGGTGTCGCTGATCTGGGACTTCAAGGACCGGATCTACCATGTGGACTGCAAGGACACGAAGCTGCGGATCACCGGCCGCAACACCCGGCTGGGCTCGCACCTGCCCTGGGGCGATCCGCGCCGCGGCTGGGACTTCGTCTCGGCTGGGCGCGGCGATGTCCCGTGGGAAGCGAGCTTCCGGGCGCTGAACGCCATCGGCTACGACGGGCCGATCAGCGTGGAATGGGAGGACGCCGGGATGGACCGGCTGCGCGGCGCGCCGGAAGCGCTGGCGTTCCTGAAGCAGTTCGACTTCACCCGGCCCGAGGCTTCCTTCGACTCCGCCTTCAAACAGTAG
- a CDS encoding Gfo/Idh/MocA family protein, translating into MTTTVPDPAPARSPAAATPAAPLGVAVLGYSFMGKAHSNAWRNVGAFYDTPPVARQVLVGRDQDQLSAAAQRYGWAETATDWRAVLARDDVQIVDICTPGHLHAEQAIAALEAGKHVLVEKPLANSVAEAEKMAAAAREASTRGVIAMTGFTYRRIPALVLARQLIADGKLGQVRQVRLSYLQDWLADEAAPMTWRLRKETAGSGAIGDLASHAVDQVQFLLGEHVASVSATINTFVPQRTGPAGPEPVTVDDAAWATLRMPSGAVASVEVSRFATGRRNALQIEVYGSGGHLRFDLENLNELHYYDAGAPAALQGSARILVTDAEHPYLEAWWPPGHTLGWDHAFTSQAADFLTAIRTGTPPAASFEDGLAVQRVLDAMERSAAQASTAVVM; encoded by the coding sequence ATGACCACAACCGTTCCGGATCCCGCTCCGGCGCGCTCCCCTGCCGCGGCCACCCCTGCGGCTCCGTTGGGGGTAGCCGTACTGGGGTATTCGTTCATGGGCAAGGCGCACTCCAACGCCTGGCGCAATGTGGGCGCGTTCTACGACACTCCCCCGGTGGCCCGGCAGGTGCTGGTGGGGCGGGACCAGGACCAGCTGAGTGCCGCCGCGCAACGCTACGGCTGGGCGGAAACGGCCACCGACTGGCGCGCGGTGCTGGCGCGGGACGACGTGCAGATTGTGGACATCTGCACGCCGGGTCATCTGCACGCGGAGCAGGCCATCGCCGCGTTGGAAGCGGGCAAGCATGTGCTGGTGGAAAAGCCGCTGGCCAACTCCGTGGCCGAGGCCGAAAAAATGGCCGCCGCCGCCCGGGAGGCATCCACCCGGGGCGTCATCGCGATGACCGGCTTCACCTACCGGCGGATTCCGGCCCTGGTGCTGGCGCGGCAGCTGATCGCGGACGGAAAGCTGGGGCAGGTCCGGCAGGTGCGCTTATCCTACCTGCAGGACTGGCTCGCGGACGAGGCCGCGCCCATGACCTGGCGGCTGCGGAAGGAAACGGCCGGTTCCGGCGCCATCGGGGATCTCGCCTCGCATGCGGTGGACCAGGTCCAGTTCCTGCTCGGCGAGCACGTGGCCAGCGTCTCCGCCACCATCAACACGTTTGTTCCGCAGCGCACCGGCCCCGCCGGTCCCGAGCCGGTGACGGTTGACGACGCCGCCTGGGCCACGCTGCGGATGCCCTCCGGCGCGGTGGCGAGCGTGGAGGTCAGCAGGTTCGCCACTGGTCGGCGCAACGCGCTGCAGATCGAGGTCTACGGCTCGGGCGGGCACCTGCGCTTCGACCTCGAGAACCTGAACGAACTGCATTATTACGACGCCGGGGCGCCGGCAGCGCTGCAGGGTTCAGCACGGATTCTGGTCACCGACGCGGAGCACCCCTATCTGGAGGCCTGGTGGCCGCCCGGACACACCCTCGGCTGGGACCACGCCTTCACTTCGCAGGCGGCGGACTTCCTGACCGCCATCCGGACCGGCACCCCGCCCGCGGCATCCTTCGAGGACGGCCTGGCCGTGCAGCGGGTGCTCGACGCGATGGAACGCAGCGCCGCCCAGGCGAGCACCGCCGTCGTTATGTGA
- a CDS encoding sugar phosphate isomerase/epimerase family protein encodes MATRLIGVNTWVWDSPLTDANLPPLLEKIAALGFDAVELPLENAGDFTAATTREALAATGLKPFIVGAMAPGRDLVAADAATVSATQDYLAACIRMAHDVGAPAVCGPFYSATGRVWRLSEAGRAEAYRELRRNLAPLAAQAAEAGVVLGIEPLNRYETSLVNTVEQALVALEPLLGHGVGLALDSYHLNIEERSNAAAIRAAGRHLVHLQVCGNDRGAPGGDQTNWPELVKALDDVGYTGPLNIESFTADNAAIATAASIWRPLAPSQDRLAADGLAFLRGL; translated from the coding sequence ATGGCTACCCGGCTCATCGGAGTGAACACATGGGTGTGGGACTCCCCGCTGACCGACGCCAACCTGCCTCCTTTGCTGGAGAAGATCGCTGCGCTGGGCTTCGACGCGGTGGAACTGCCGCTGGAAAACGCGGGCGACTTCACCGCGGCAACCACCCGCGAGGCACTGGCGGCGACGGGACTCAAGCCCTTCATCGTGGGGGCGATGGCGCCGGGACGGGATCTTGTCGCGGCCGACGCCGCAACCGTTTCCGCCACCCAGGACTACCTCGCCGCCTGCATCAGGATGGCGCACGACGTCGGTGCGCCGGCTGTGTGCGGACCGTTCTACTCGGCCACGGGGAGAGTTTGGCGGCTGAGCGAGGCCGGACGGGCTGAGGCGTACCGCGAACTGCGCCGCAATCTGGCGCCGCTCGCCGCCCAGGCGGCGGAGGCCGGCGTCGTTCTTGGGATTGAACCGCTGAACCGGTACGAGACCTCGCTGGTCAATACCGTGGAGCAGGCGCTCGTCGCGCTGGAGCCGCTGCTGGGCCACGGCGTGGGGCTGGCGCTGGACAGCTACCACCTGAACATTGAGGAACGCTCCAACGCCGCAGCCATCCGCGCGGCCGGCCGGCACCTGGTGCACCTGCAGGTCTGCGGCAATGACCGCGGGGCGCCGGGCGGGGACCAGACCAACTGGCCGGAACTGGTGAAAGCGCTGGACGACGTCGGCTACACCGGCCCGCTGAACATCGAGAGTTTTACCGCGGACAACGCCGCCATCGCCACCGCCGCGTCCATCTGGCGGCCGCTGGCGCCCAGCCAAGACCGGCTGGCCGCGGATGGACTGGCCTTTCTGCGCGGGCTGTGA